From the genome of Ananas comosus cultivar F153 linkage group 18, ASM154086v1, whole genome shotgun sequence, one region includes:
- the LOC109724152 gene encoding pre-rRNA-processing protein TSR1 homolog — MGGSRTQVNKPHKTRFASKASRHAHKTSVSDKSRIAKPDAHRAAVKGARAARIQRNKAIRDQKRAALLNEKRASSGSASPPRVVVLFGLSSDANTNLVAKDLLTLSLEEDREPNGTTIASSFYKLRMTVLEAPYGDLLSCMELAKVADMIAFVVSANSLCDKASSSLIDDFGKQCLSVFRSIGLPSTAVLIRDLPPDIKSKQELKKMSISCLSSELPEDCRFYAADTKEDLHKFMWLFKEQHLSSPHWRSQRPYVMSQEVCMEPGDGIPGMCTLLLSGYVRAHSLSVNQLVHVSGLGDFQLSKIDILKDPSPLNVRKDSASMDSEDNGIQIIGTLIPDPMAHEPLIIENIPDPLAGEQTWPTESEMAEADASNKQKKLIRKKLPKGTSDYQAAWILDDSDNEDSGSSEEEGDGMVLDEHKDRLVEEGADYSDTDEIPQLLENFEEETEADTEMADDENLTKEQIEAEIRRIKDANAEDQEFPDEVDTPIDTPARKRFAKYRGLKSFRTSSWDPKESLPPEYARIFAFDNFSRTQKHAFVKVQQLDRGTTNDCAQVGSFVRLHVKHVPVEAASTACHLSKRLPVVACGLLQHESKMSVLHFSVKKNDSYDAPIKSKEVFTFHVGFRQFTARPLFSSDNINCDKHKMERFLHAGRFSVASIYGPICYPPLPLIVLKNMEGAPPAVAAVGSLKSVDPDRIILKKIILTGYPQRVSKSKAIVRYMFHHPEDVRWFKPVDVWTKHGRHGRVKEPVGTHGAMKCVFNSAIQQHDTVCMSLYKRAYPKWPEQHFPS, encoded by the exons ATGGGGGGCTCCCGCACGCAGGTGAACAAGCCCCACAAGACCCGCTTCGCCTCCAAGGCTTCTCGCCACGCCCACAAAACCTCCGTCTCAG ATAAGAGCCGCATCGCCAAGCCGGACGCCCACCGCGCCGCCGTCAAGGGCGCCCGCGCCGCCCGCATCCAGCGCAACAAGGCG ATCAGAGATCAGAAACGAGCTGCGTTGTTGAATGAGAAAAGGGCCTCAAGTGGGTCAGCCAGCCCTCCTCGTGTTGTT GTCCTTTTTGGCCTCTCTTCGGATGCGAACACAAATTTGGTTGCAAAGGATCTTCTGACATTGTCACTGGAGGAAGATAGGGAACCTAATGGAACCACAATTGCGTCTTCTTTCTACAAACTTAGAATGACG GTGTTGGAAGCTCCATATGGGGATCTGCTGTCATGCATGGAACTggcaaag GTTGCCGATATGATTGCTTTTGTGGTATCTGCAAACTCATTGTGTGATAAGGCATCCAGCAGCCTGATTGATGATTTTGGAAAACAATGTCTTTCCGTCTTTAGATCCATTGGCTTGCCCAGTACAGCTGTTCTGATTCGG GATCTTCCACCAGACATCAAAAGTAAACAGGAACTCAAGAAGATGAGCATTTCTTGTCTTTCTTCTGAGTTGCCGGAGGACTGTAGATTTTATGCAGCAGATACAAAGGAGGACTTGCATAAG TTCATGTGGCTTTTCAAGGAGCAACACCTCTCATCTCCTCATTGGAGAAGCCAGAGACCTTATGTTATGTCTCAAGAG GTCTGTATGGAGCCCGGCGATGGCATTCCTGGAATGTGCACGTTGCTTCTGTCCGGCTATGTACGTGCTCACAGTCTCTCAGTGAATCAGCTG GTCCACGTATCAGGTCTTGGGGATTTTCAACTAAGCAAGATTGATATCCTCAAGGATCCATCCCCTTTAAATGTAAGGAAAGATAGTGCTTCAATGGATTCAGAAGACAATGGGATACAG ATTATTGGGACGTTAATTCCAGATCCGATGGCCCATGAGCCTTTGATAATTGAAAATATCCCAGACCCCCTTGCCGGGGAACAG ACATGGCCAACTGAGTCAGAGATGGCTGAAGCTGATGCAAGTAACAAACAGAAAAAGCTGATAAGGAAGAAACTGCCTAAAGGAACTTCAGATTACCAG GCTGCCTGGATTCTTGATGATTCAGACAATGAGGATTCTGGTAGCAGTGAGGAGGAAGGTGATGGAATGGTATTAGATGAGCACAAAGACCGATTGGTGGAGGAAGGAGCTGACTATTCAGATACTGATGAAATTCCTCAACTTCTTGAGAACTTCGAAGAGGAAACAGAGGCTGATACTGAGATGGCT GATGACGAGAATTTGACCAAGGAGCAGATTGAGGCTGAGATAAGAAGGATCAAGGACGCAAATGCCGAAGATCAAG AATTTCCGGATGAAGTAGATACCCCAATAGATACTCCAGCTAGAAAACGTTTTGCGAAGTATCGAGGGTTAAAGTCCTTTAGAACATCCTCATGGGATCCTAAA GAATCTTTGCCACCCGAATATGCAAGAATTTTTGCTTTTGATAATTTTTCACGAACACAAAAGCATGCCTTTGTTAAAGTTCAACAGTTAGATCGAGGAACTACGAACGATTGTGCGCAAGTTGGATCGTTTGTAAGGCTCCATGTAAAGCATGTTCCTGTTGAAGCTGCTTCCACAGCATGCCATCTATCGAAAAGATTACCGGTGGTAGCTTGTGGTCTTCTTCAACATGAGTCAAAGATGTCTGTTCTTCATTTCAG CGTAAAGAAGAATGACTCATATGATGCTCCCATCAAATCGAAAGAAGTGTTCACTTTTCATGTTGGTTTCCGCCAGTTTACAGCAAG GCCATTATTTTCCTCTGATAACATAAACTGCGATAAGCATAAGATGGAGAGATTTCTACATGCAGGACGCTTTTCGGTAGCTTCTATTTATGGCCCAATTTGCTATCCTCCCCTTCCTCTGATTGTCTTGAAAAATATGGAAGGAGCGCCACCAGCCGTTGCTGCTGTTGGTTCATTGAAAAGTGTGGACCCGGACAGAATTATTCTCAAGAAAATCATTTTGACTGG TTATCCACAAAGAGTGTCGAAATCAAAAGCAATCGTGCGATATATGTTCCATCATCCAGAGGATGTTAGGTGGTTCAAG CCAGTAGATGTGTGGACAAAGCACGGCCGACATGGAAGAGTAAAAGAACCTGTCGGAACTCATG GGGCGATGAAGTGCGTCTTCAACAGCGCTATCCAGCAGCACGATACCGTGTGTATGAGCTTGTACAAGCGCGCTTATCCCAAATGGCCGGAACAACATTTTCCATCGTGA